From a single Amyelois transitella isolate CPQ chromosome 18, ilAmyTran1.1, whole genome shotgun sequence genomic region:
- the LOC106136267 gene encoding mRNA export factor Gle1, producing the protein MDIYSSFDDSSSNYNKKADISISDQLSDFGKLRISALTKAAEISPYVKEVTIGPNSPAKTQEQIIERSPVNPSKIKEEENLLEDRIREDLRYTLIMKEYETKLQECSEESFRELIEKMIAKRTEMLSNYWKAQSEECQRRALERKNRKLLLLQQQKDNDNESLLEKAKLDEQKTQLINKQTIDNLNKFLEEQNKATARITAITDSHAKICKSYKDITDIIQTEPLGKRLCEKYQESINRVIGSINVMMELCKTTTLTDKEVHQAKMLALSIDDVRKKLIEDIHAVTARLKREAEAESRKKKELEEKKLQEAKAKKEAEIAQRAEVAAQATEQAKKTKPMFHSAKNYSNYEELKTFLDNYESQYKELLENVNLKKFRFDCQKAVNTPVNALSSVSGMHMKDKYDKLSKLLKGEQVQVLDTYIQATQHPQGLAYCTALLAKKIVRQGDLLVSSNPEAAFPLAAVTVALCSQFPILTKLLEANFHRQCPYSVPMFLPQKEGQTDKEFYLSRGYIYNDEGAVEKQDKFLKRMSGIFRLYCAIWIAKTPRFINAPNPHSLSYGWRWLASFINLRPEPDISATLLHDFFSVCGHEFFKHYGKQFTKIIKLIATDYLAILKNLDEGGPKTRLEVFLQNVLKTGQIAPPSGLLQPNTW; encoded by the coding sequence ATGGACATTTATTCTTCATTTGATGATTCAAGCAGTAACTACAACAAAAAGGCAGATATAAGTATATCAGATCAACTTTCAGACTTTGGTAAACTGCGAATATCAGCTCTAACAAAAGCAGCTGAAATAAGTCCTTATGTTAAAGAAGTAACAATTGGACCAAACAGTCCTGCCAAGACACAGGAACAAATTATAGAGCGGTCGCCAGTTAACCCATCGAAAATTAAAGAGGAGGAGAATTTGTTGGAGGATAGGATACGGGAAGACCTCCGGTACACGCTCATCATGAAAGAGTATGAGACCAAACTACAAGAGTGTTCGGAAGAATCATTTAGAGAATTAATAGAGAAGATGATAGCTAAAAGAACAGAAATGTTGAGTAATTACTGGAAAGCGCAAAGTGAAGAATGCCAGCGAAGGGCACTTGAGCGTAAAAATCGTAAATTGCTCCTGTTACAGCAGCAGAAGGACAATGACAATGAATCTCTTCTGGAGAAAGCCAAATTAGATGAACAAAAGACACAGTtaatcaataaacaaacaattgacaacttaaacaaatttttagaaGAGCAGAATAAAGCTACGGCCCGGATTACAGCCATCACTGACAGTCATGCtaaaatatgcaaaagttataaagatataactGATATCATACAAACTGAACCATTAGGTAAGAGACTTTGTGAGAAGTACCAAGAATCTATCAACAGAGTCATAGGAAGTATCAATGTCATGATGGAGTTATGTAAGACTACAACTCTTACTGACAAAGAAGTGCATCAGGCTAAGATGCTTGCTTTGAGTATTGATGATGTTCGTAAGAAACTAATAGAAGACATACATGCAGTTACGGCTAGGTTAAAGAGGGAAGCAGAAGCTgaatcaagaaaaaaaaaggagtTGGAAGAAAAGAAGTTACAGGAAGCCAAGGCTAAGAAAGAGGCAGAAATAGCACAGAGAGCAGAAGTGGCTGCTCAAGCTACCGAGCAAGCAAAGAAAACTAAACCCATGTTCCATTCTGCTAAAAATTACTCTAATTATGAAGAACTAAAAACTTTTCTGGATAATTATGAATCACAATACAAGGAGCTATTAGAGAATGTAAACTTAAAGAAATTTAGATTTGATTGCCAAAAGGCTGTAAACACCCCAGTGAATGCCTTGTCTTCTGTAAGCGGGATGCACATGAAAGACAAGTATGATAAGCTGTCCAAATTACTGAAAGGCGAGCAGGTCCAAGTACTGGATACTTACATACAGGCCACACAGCACCCGCAGGGATTGGCATATTGCACAGCTCTGCTGGCCAAGAAGATAGTCCGGCAAGGAGACCTGCTCGTCTCCAGCAACCCTGAAGCAGCATTTCCACTAGCAGCAGTCACTGTAGCACTTTGTTCTCAGTTCCCTATTTTGACTAAACTGTTGGAAGCAAACTTTCATAGGCAATGTCCATACTCGGTACCCATGTTCTTACCGCAGAAAGAAGGACAAACTGACAAGGAATTCTATTTATCAAGGGGTTACATCTACAATGACGAGGGAGCTGTGGAGAAGCaagacaaatttttaaaaagaatgtCTGGCATATTCCGTCTCTATTGTGCCATTTGGATTGCGAAAACCCCTAGATTTATAAATGCCCCAAATCCCCATAGTCTGAGCTATGGCTGGAGATGGCTTGCATCATTCATAAACTTAAGACCTGAGCCTGACATCAGTGCAACCTTACTCCATGACTTTTTCTCTGTGTGTGGCCATgagttttttaaacattatggAAAACAAttcactaaaataataaaactgataGCTACAGATTACTTAGCCATATTAAAGAACCTTGATGAAGGTGGTCCAAAAACTAGATTAGAAGTTTTCCTTCagaatgttttaaaaactgGTCAAATTGCTCCACCAAGTGGTTTGTTACAACCCAATACTTGGTAA